The region CGGCAAGACCGGTATCAACACCGGGGCCGGGAAGAACCTGGTCGGAGCCTTCCACCCGCCGGCCGGGGTGCTCTGCGACCTGGCCACCCTGGACACCCTGCCGCAGGTCGACCTGGTCGCCGGGCTGGCCGAGGTGGTCAAGTGCGGATTCATCGCCGACCCGGTCATTCTCGACCTGGTCGAGGCCGACCCGGTCGCGGCCACGCGGGCCGGGGCACCGGTGGTCCGGGAGCTGATCGAACGGGCGATCCAGGTCAAGGCGGACGTCGTCTCCGGCGACCTGCGCGAGTCCGGGGTACGCGAGATCCTCAACTACGGGCACACCCTGGCCCACGCGATCGAGAAGGCCGAGGGCTACCGCTGGCGGCACGGGCACGCGGTGTCGGTCGGCCTGGTCTACGCCGCCACCCTGGCCCGGCTCGCCGGCAAACTGGATCCGCTCACCGCCGACCGGCACCGCGCCGTGCTCGACCTGCTCGACCTGCCCACCGGTTACCGGGCCGACGCCTGGCCGGACCTGCTGGCCACGATGCGGGTGGACAAGAAGGCGCGCGGCGACCGGCTGCGGTTCGTCGTACTCGACGGGCTGGCCCGGCCGGCGATCCTCGAAGGACCCGACGAGGACCTGCTGCGGGCGGCGTACGACGAGGCGGTGGCCCGGTGACGAAGGTGTACGTCCTCAACGGTCCCAACCTCGGCCGGCTCGGCACCCGCCAGGTCGACGTGTACGGGCTGACCAGCTACGCCGGGCTGGTCGACCTCTGCGAGCGCACCGGCCGGGAACTCGGCCTCGACGTCGAGGTACGGCAGACCGACGCCGAGCACGAACTGCTCGGCTGGCTGCACACCGCCGCCGACGAACAGGCGGCGGTGGTGCTCAACCCGGCCGCCTGGTCACATTATTCGTACGCGGTCCGGGACGCCTGCGCCATGCTCCGCGGGCCGCTGGTCGAGGTGCACATCTCCAACATCCACACGCGGGAGGAGTTCCGCCACCACTCGGTCGTCTCCGCCGTCGCCACCGGTGTGATCTGCGGACTGGGCGTGGACGGCTACCGGCTGGCGCTGCTCCACCTCGCCGACCGTGTGAGTGCCGACCGCGCGAGTGCCGACCGTGTGAGTGCCGATCGGCAGGCCGACCAGTAGCGCCAGGCTGATCCAGACGTACGCGTTGGCGCCGATCAGCCCGTCCAACCCGCTGGCGTCGTCCCACCAGAGCCAGACGACGCTGCTGCACAGCAGGACGTAGGCGACGCCGGTGGCGGTGCCGAGCCGGCGTCGGCGCCCGCCCGGTCCGGCGCGCAGCGCGGCGTTGCCGAGCACCGCCAGCGCGGGCAGCAGCCAGACCAGGTGGTGCACCCAGGTGATCGGGCTGACCAGGCAGCCGACGATCCCGGTGAGGGCGAGGCCGGCGAGCTGGTCGTCGGCGCGGGCCGCCCGGCGTACGCGTACCGCCCAGAGTGCGAGCACGGCCAGCACCGCCACCAGCCAGACGCCCCGACCCAGATCCGGGTCGAGCCGGGTCAGCAGGCCCTGGAGCGACTGGTTCGACACGTAGCCCAGGTCGCCGACCCGGTCGGTGTTCCACAGCGCGTGCGTCCAGAACACGTACGACGGCTGCGGGGCCAGTACGGCGGCGAGCACGGTCGCGCCGGCGGCGGTACCGGTTGCCACGGCGGCGGCCCGCCAGCGCCCGGCCAGCACCAGGTAGACGATGAACACCGCCGGGGTCAGTTTGATCGCCGAGGCGAGACCGATACCGATCCCGGCGAACCGGTGCCGGCCGGTCCGGGCCAGCATCAGATCGGTCAGCACCAGCATCAGCAGCAGCAGGTTGACCTGCCCGAAGCTGACCGTGTCCCGGACCGGTTCGTAGACCGCCACCGCACACCCGATCAGCGCGTACGCCCACCAGCGCGGCCAGCCCTGGCGGCGGGCGATCGGGTCGAGCAGCCAGTGGATCACCAGCCCGGCGGCGGCCACGTTGACCACGATGCTGGTGACGATCGCCGCGTTCCAGCCGACCAGGGCCAGTGGGCTCATGATCAGCGCGGCGAACGGCGGGTAGGTGAAGCCGTACCGGGTGCCGGGGCGCAGGTAGTCGTAGAGCTGCCCGCCGTCGCGCAGCCAGTGGGTCACCGCGCCCTGGTAGACACCGACGTCGAAGAAGCCCCGATGCACCGGCACGGTGGCCAGGAACAGCGCGCAGAGCGCGACCAGCGTGCCGATCAGCAGCACCCGGTCGCGGGTACGGCGGGGAGCCCGGAGTCGGCTCAACGTGTTCCTCCCGATGGTGACGGATCCGGTGCGGGCAGCCGCCGGGCGGGTACCCGCTGGGCGGGCAGCTGCGGATGTGCTTCGGGTAGACCCAGCCCCGGACGGACTGCGGGTAGACCCGGTCCGGGACGGGCTGCGGGCAGCCCCGGTCCGGCCGGGTGGAACCGGAATCGGCCCCGGTGGCGCAGCGCCAGGACCAGCAGTACGGCCAGCCCGCCGCCGAGGGTCACCTGACCGAGCTCGGTCAGCCCCGGCGCGAACCCGTCCGGCAGGATCACCAGCGCCAGTACGGCACAGGCGAGCGCGGCCCAGCGGCGCAGCGCCCCGTCGGCCGCGGCGGCGGCGACCGGCACCAGTCCCCAGAGCAGGTACCAG is a window of Micromonospora sp. NBC_01699 DNA encoding:
- the aroB gene encoding 3-dehydroquinate synthase; the encoded protein is MDELTKISIGGEQAYDVLVGRDLLDSLPGLLPGADRVAVLYAPPLKALADALAERVRADGHTPLLVEVPDAEPGKNIDVAARCWDRLGAAGFTRTDAVVGVGGGAVTDLAGFVAACWLRGVRWVAVPTSLLGMVDAAVGGKTGINTGAGKNLVGAFHPPAGVLCDLATLDTLPQVDLVAGLAEVVKCGFIADPVILDLVEADPVAATRAGAPVVRELIERAIQVKADVVSGDLRESGVREILNYGHTLAHAIEKAEGYRWRHGHAVSVGLVYAATLARLAGKLDPLTADRHRAVLDLLDLPTGYRADAWPDLLATMRVDKKARGDRLRFVVLDGLARPAILEGPDEDLLRAAYDEAVAR
- the aroQ gene encoding type II 3-dehydroquinate dehydratase, translating into MYVLNGPNLGRLGTRQVDVYGLTSYAGLVDLCERTGRELGLDVEVRQTDAEHELLGWLHTAADEQAAVVLNPAAWSHYSYAVRDACAMLRGPLVEVHISNIHTREEFRHHSVVSAVATGVICGLGVDGYRLALLHLADRVSADRASADRVSADRQADQ